From the Roseofilum reptotaenium CS-1145 genome, the window TCGCCAATAGTAATGATGTCATTCTCAAGAGACACAGTTCCCTTGATTTCCGACTCGTACCATGACCAAAATTCAGACTCTGATTCAGTTTCCTTGAGTTTGTCAAAGACTGCTAGGGCTTTCGCTAAGGCGTTGATGCACCCATCGCGAGTGAAAGATTCATTGCAAGTATTATCGGAAGTCTGAGACTTGCTGGCAACTTTGAACCGAAGCGATAAACGACTACGGTTCTTGCTGATAGGGACACCCTTTGGGGTTGATTTCTGGCAAGCTTTGAGGTAAATCCTCACTAACTCATGGTCAACGTACTTGGATGGGTCAATTTGGTTAGAGTGGAAATACTCACTTGCCATTGACCAGGAACGATCTAGATAGTCTTTCCAGTTTTGCACCTATTTTGCACCTATTTCCTTTTCAAGGTTCTAGAGTGCAAACTAGGCAAAGCTTTCACCTCTTGGGATGGCGTTAATTCACTTTAGGGTCTACGGTTCAAATCCTGTCATCCCGATTCATCAATATCTTTGGTTTCTAGACTTTTCTACTCTGACTCCCTTGTCTAGAATCAGATACTTACATATATTTCACATAAATTCATAGCTGTCTCCTTCTGGAGACAGCTATGATGGTGATTTTTACTGATCCATCATGTCTGAGTAGCTTTAATAATTCATCAGAGCCTTAGTTGTTGATTCCCCAGCCTTATTTAACTGAGAAATTAGGGTGGTATTCAAACCGGTGAATAGTGCCCATTGAGCCAATAGAGAAAAGGCAAAGGGTAAGACTAAAGTCTGGGCAGTTTGTTCTAAGGCAAACCAAGCACCTCCAAAGACGGAGAACATCCACCACCCAGCGGCCATTTTCGGGCTGAGTTCTAATACTCCAACAATCATTAAGGGTAGAAGTAACCCTGCAAACACTAAAAATCCGGCGATCGCCATGCGCTTTTTAGAGCGATTGAGTAAACTTAATTGGATAATCAGCCCATAAATCAGCATCAGATTAGCTGAGAGAATCAAAGAGAAAATCGCCCAAGTTCGTTCTGGGTTCGGTAAGCGGATACATGCCCAAAATACCCAAATCCCAGTAACTATCAACACTTGGAGAGCGATCGCTACCACAGCAGGACTCTTTTCTCCCCAAAGCAAATCCCCAATTAAACCTCGATTTTCCCTAGGCTGTTGATGGCGATATCTAGCCCAATCTAAACAGTTTTGACGCTCTGGAGCGACCATAAAACTGCTCAGAAGCACGACCATCAGATTAAACAAACTGAGGGCAAATAAGAGATAACATCCTTGGTCAGGGTAATCTAACTCAACAGGAAGAGCGAACCCCAATAACCATATCTGAAGCCCTGCAATCATTCCATAGCTTTGAGACTTGCTCATACGTGTGCCTAGGGGATTTTGGTATACTCGATTCACAATCTGAGCGATCCAATAGGCGATCCCTACACCAGTTACCACTGTTAATCCATAACCCACTGAAGCTGATGACAGGGGAAGTGTGAACCAATAGCCGTCAAAATACCTTGCCTGGTGAAAAACATACTCATCCAAGCACCAATTCACCCCTTGTAAATAATACGGCATCACCATTAAACTGATAAGACTCGCACTACCCGCACGAGCTTGTTCCCCAATCTTTTCATTACCGATTAGGCCAAATAACAGGGCAAGGCTATAACACACGCAACAACCCAATCCCCAGAGGCTATACAGGGCTAAAACATGAACTAAAGAATACTCTTGTAGAGCGGCCAAAGCATGAAGGGGTAAACACAGCAACGCAAAAAAGTATACAACAATTGGCACGCCCAGAATTTTACCCCATAAGACTTTTTTACTCTCTTGAGGACTGAAGCGAATAAAATTGAGGGTTCCTTTTCTGACCTCTTTCGCCATGTCACTGGTCAATAAAAAGACCCCACAGATCCATAAGGTTAAAGGTATAATCCAACCCAAGGTATGGAAAATAACTGACCAGGAGAACTCCTGATAATGATTATATTCCGTGGCTATTAGGATCAGAAGACCTTGTAAGATAACAGCCGCTCCCAAGGCTAACAAGAGGGGAGCGGGTTTGAGTCTCCCTTTTAACTCCCTTAATAATTGGGGATTCCATTCCCCAATTCGATTGAATACTGAATCCATATCCGAACACGCTCCTAAACGCTCTCTAGGGTTAATCTCTTTTGGTTTGAACCCTATGTACTGGTTGAATCCTAAGTGCCAAGTCTATAAGTCTATCTGTTGAAGATACCCTTCCATTATGGCTGAGAGAGCGAGCAACGGGTATAGGTATTAAGAATGGGACAATTCCCATCCACCCATCCCCTGAAAGGATTAAGATTCTAAGGCTGCCGGTTCTAGGACATGCTGAAAATGGACAACATCTTCTCTGGGGTCAGCATAGGTGACTTTAAGCTCGATATAATCGCCAGGAGCTACCGGGTTGGTAAAGCGAATGGCCATTTCTAAACCCAGCTCTTCTAATAAAACTAGGGCTAAATTGTCGTTTTCCCGTAACCAGCGCAGGACTAAACCTTGCCAAACTTGATCGAGATGGCGACGCAGAAATTCTAATCCCCAATATCGGTTGGTTTGGCGTTCTACCCAGTTGGCTTCTTGGGTGCTGGGAGCAATGGCAGCCATAAGTTCTTGTAGTTTGGCTTCGGAGAAGGGCAGGGGATCACCCCGCAGATGGGCTTTGAGTTGGAAGTGCGTCAGTAAGTCCATGTAGCGCCGGATGGGGGAGGTCACTTGAGTGTAAAAGTCAAGTCCGAGACTGGCGTGACGAGCGGGGGTAATGCTCATTTCACTGCGGGGCATACAACGACGTAGGGCGCAGGAGCGGACAGGTCCTGCGGGGAGTTGCATGAGTTCTTCGGCTGGGGGGAGTTCAGGTTGGGGTTGGGAACGGAAGGGAAAGGGAAGTTGATGGGTAGAACCATAACGTCCGGTGACTTCTCCAGCCAGGATCATCATTTCGGCGACGAGTTGCCGAGAGATGGCATCTTCGAGGAGGGTGATGGTTACTTCGTCGTCTTTGACTTTGATGGAGGCTTCGGGCATGGAGATGTTGATTGCGCCTTGGGCTGTGCGCCAGGTTTGCCGCAGTTTGGCGAGTTGGGCGAGGGTGGCGATTTCTGGTTCTGCGGGAACGCCCAGATGGAGCATTTCTTCTACATCGTCGTAGGTGAGGCGATAGGTGGGTTTGATCAGGGTGGCGTGGATGGTGTAGTCGGCGATCGCCCCTTCTGAGTCTAAAATTACGCCGAAACTGAGGGCGCAGCATTCTTTCCCTTGAATTAAACTCATGGGGCCGGTAGCCAATTCTGAGGGAAACATGGAAATCATGCCCGTGGGGGTATAAATGGTAGTGCCTCGCCGTCTGGCATCTAGGTCTAGTTCATCTCCAGGGGTTAACCATCTTGTGGGATCGGCAATGTGAATCCAGACGCGAGTTTGATCGTTTTCCAGGTATTCAATGCTCAAACCATCGTCAATTTCTGTGGTACTTTCATCGTCAATGGTATAGACCTTAAGATGAGTTAGGTCTAGGCGGTTGGAGTCCGGGTCATCCGGAGCATTTTGAAGGCAACCTTGGGCCACTTCGAGTACCTTTGTTGAGAATTGAGTTGGAATTTGACTCCGCCGCAGAAATAGGTTTTCGTGGGGACTCCATAGCCCCAAGGTAACTAAGAGATCGAAGCAGGCTTGGGGAGTATCGGGACGATTGAGCGCTGTTAGGGTTTCGCCAACGATCGCCGACGGCTTAAACCCTTCTGTGCTGTTACCATGGATAGCGTATTTCTCGATCGCCTCTAAACGAGAGCGATCGCTATTTGTCCACTCTAACACTTCTCCCGCTAGGGCCCGATTGATGCGATTAAGAAAATCAATGGCTTCCTGTTGCCGTTGTTGTTGAACTTCTTTTTGGTGCTGAATTTCCGCGACTAAACTACTCGGGCGGGGTTCATAGCGATCGCCCTTTTGCTTAAAGTAAAGCTTATCTTCAACCAATAAGCAATGGGCAGCATAACACAAGGGAGGACTTTGATCGCTATAGAGTAACTGAGCTAGGTCTTCGGGGGTTACCGCTTCCCCCGCTTCTACCAACAGTTCCCAGGCTACTTCTAAGTTGGATGGGTCAAGATAGGGCCCTACTTCTTTGAGGAACCGGGGAATATCTGAGGGGGTATAAGCTTCTCCCGCCACTTCATAGGTAATCTGTTGGCGCTTAATCGTATGACTATGAGCGCCTTCGTCAATTACTACCCAATTTTTCTTTCCTTCTGGGCGATCGGCTACTGCCAGTCGCCGTTCCCCATTGAGTCTAAATTCAATTAGCCTTCCCTTCTCCACAGCACTATCCTAGGGATTGATTCACAACATCACA encodes:
- a CDS encoding ribonuclease catalytic domain-containing protein — encoded protein: MEKGRLIEFRLNGERRLAVADRPEGKKNWVVIDEGAHSHTIKRQQITYEVAGEAYTPSDIPRFLKEVGPYLDPSNLEVAWELLVEAGEAVTPEDLAQLLYSDQSPPLCYAAHCLLVEDKLYFKQKGDRYEPRPSSLVAEIQHQKEVQQQRQQEAIDFLNRINRALAGEVLEWTNSDRSRLEAIEKYAIHGNSTEGFKPSAIVGETLTALNRPDTPQACFDLLVTLGLWSPHENLFLRRSQIPTQFSTKVLEVAQGCLQNAPDDPDSNRLDLTHLKVYTIDDESTTEIDDGLSIEYLENDQTRVWIHIADPTRWLTPGDELDLDARRRGTTIYTPTGMISMFPSELATGPMSLIQGKECCALSFGVILDSEGAIADYTIHATLIKPTYRLTYDDVEEMLHLGVPAEPEIATLAQLAKLRQTWRTAQGAINISMPEASIKVKDDEVTITLLEDAISRQLVAEMMILAGEVTGRYGSTHQLPFPFRSQPQPELPPAEELMQLPAGPVRSCALRRCMPRSEMSITPARHASLGLDFYTQVTSPIRRYMDLLTHFQLKAHLRGDPLPFSEAKLQELMAAIAPSTQEANWVERQTNRYWGLEFLRRHLDQVWQGLVLRWLRENDNLALVLLEELGLEMAIRFTNPVAPGDYIELKVTYADPREDVVHFQHVLEPAALES